A region of the Desulfomicrobium macestii genome:
ACTTTATGAACAACGGTCCGAACTCATCCGTGCCCTGGGCATAGATCACCTGCTCTGTCTTGAATTCAACCAGGAACTGGCGAGCATGAGCCCCGAGGATTTCGTGCGCCGCATTCTGGTTGAAGGCCTGCATGTCAGGGAATTGGTCATCGGGTATGACTACGCGTTCGGCAAGGGCCGGGGCGGCAATTATTCCCTGCTCACTCGGCTCGGTCAGCAGTGGGGGTTCGGGGTCGAGCAGCTTGAGCCCGTGATGGTCGATCAGGCCATTGTCAGTTCCACGCGCATCCGCGATCTGGTCGAGGCCGGGGACGTCTGGGCGGCCAAAGCCCTGCTGGGACGATTCTACCGCGTGTCCGGAACCGTGGTTCACGGACAGAATCGGGGCGGGCGTCTGCTTGGTTTTCCCACCGCCAACATGCATCTTGTGGACGAGCTTTTTCCCAAGACGGGCGTGTATTGCTGCTGGGCCGAGTTGGATGGAGAGCTCCATCAGGCCGTGGCCAACATCGGTTACAACCCGACCTTCGGCAATGATGTGCTTTCCGTCGAGGTGCACATCATGGATTTGAACGAGGACCTGTACGGACGCGCACTGAAGGTGCATTTCGTGCAGCGCCTGCGTGGCGAGCGCAAGTTTTCCGGACTCGATGAACTCAAGGCGCAAATCGGCAAGGACATCATTCTGGCCCGGACCATCCTGGCCCTGCCCGAAGCCCGACTGGTCTGAGGCGGATACATGCGCGCATTTTTCAGGTCTTTGTTCAAGATTCCCATGGAGCTGGCTCACAGCTACCATTCCGTATTGAGTTTCAAGTGGTTGGCGCTCGGGATCGTGGTTGGGGCCATGACGGGCCTCGGGGCCGTGCTCTTCTATGTCGCCATCGAATGGTTGCAGCATCTGCTGCTCACGACCTGGGCCGGTTTCAGCCTGCCGGTGCCGGCGGGCGAGAATCTGTTTTCTGGCGAGGCAGGAACTTTTCGGCCCTGGCTGCTCTTTGTCTTTCTGGGAGTGATTGGCCTTTTCACGGGTTACCTCCTGCGGCGCTTCGTGCCCCAGACCCGTCACGGCGGCACGGATGGGACCGACACCATGATCAAGGCCTTTCATCATCAGGAGGGGCACATCACGCCTTCCGTACCGGCCATGAAGGTGGGCACGTCCATCCTGACCATCGCCGCCGGAGGCAGCGCCGGACGCGAAGGGCCCATCTCCCTGCTCGGGGCCGGGTGCGGTTCCTGGCTGGCCGGCAAGCTGCGCCTCTCGGCCAAGGAGCGGCGCATTCTGCTTCTGGCGGGAGCGGCCGGGGGCCTTGGTGCCATCTTCCGCGCTCCCCTGGGCGGGGCGCTCACTGCCGTCGAGGTCATCTACCGCGAAGATTTCGAGGCCGAGGCGCTGCTCCCCTCCATTATTTCCTCCGTGGTTTCGTACTCCCTCTTCACCCTGGTCTTTGGATCCGAGCCAATTTTCGGGATTCCCAAGTTCGAATTTTCCGACATCCGCGAGTTACCCGTCTACGCAATCCTGGGACTGGTTTGCGCGGCCACGGGTTGGTTCTACGTACGCACCTTTCGCTTCATCAAGTTCAAGGTGTTCTGGCCCCTGACCGACCGGTTTGGGTTTGTGCCGGCAGTGGCCTTGGGCGGTTTGGGCATGGCCAGTATAGGGTATCAGTTCCCGGAGCTGCTGGGCGGGGGGCAGGGCTGGCTGGAGCTGGCCATGCTCGGCAAGCTGTCCGTGACCATGATGGCCGGGATGATCGTGGGCAAGACGCTGGCCACGTCCGTGGTCCTCGGCTCGGGCATGAGCGGGGGCATGTTCGCACCGGCCCTCTTTGTGGGCGGCATGAGCGGCGGCGTGGTAGGCACCTTGGCCCAGCGCCTCTTTCCATCCGTGGTGGTCGAGCCGGGAGGCTACGTTCTGGTGGGCATGGCCGCCTTTTTTTCCGGTGTGGCCAATGCGCCCATTGGTCCGCTGGTCATGGTCTGCGAGCTGACCCAGGGTTACGGATTGCTCGCTCCGCTGATGCTGGCCACGGCCATCGCGCTGGTTCTGGGACGGAACGTGTCGCTGTATGAAAATCAGGTCGACAACAAGTTCGAATCCCCGGCCCATGTCGGCGACGCGACCATCAACATCCTGGAACGGGAAAAGGTCGAGGCGCACTACAAGCCGAGCCGGGTGACCATCGTCGAGGAAGGGACGCATTTCGGCGCTCTGACCGACATCATCGTCAACTCCAACGAACTGTGTTTTCCGGTGCGCGGCGCGGATGACAGGATAACGGGGATGCTTGCGGTGCAGGATCTGCGCAAGGTCCTGTTCGAGGACACCTTGTGCGAATTGCTCGTGGCCGGCGATGTGGCCCGAAAGGTCGTCGTGTTGCGGCCG
Encoded here:
- a CDS encoding bifunctional riboflavin kinase/FAD synthetase yields the protein MHCVTWPDQISGLEKGSCVTIGNFDGVHIGHQRLIARVRDLAAGFGLPSVVITFEPHPLRFFTGKKTPPFITLYEQRSELIRALGIDHLLCLEFNQELASMSPEDFVRRILVEGLHVRELVIGYDYAFGKGRGGNYSLLTRLGQQWGFGVEQLEPVMVDQAIVSSTRIRDLVEAGDVWAAKALLGRFYRVSGTVVHGQNRGGRLLGFPTANMHLVDELFPKTGVYCCWAELDGELHQAVANIGYNPTFGNDVLSVEVHIMDLNEDLYGRALKVHFVQRLRGERKFSGLDELKAQIGKDIILARTILALPEARLV
- a CDS encoding chloride channel protein, with the protein product MRAFFRSLFKIPMELAHSYHSVLSFKWLALGIVVGAMTGLGAVLFYVAIEWLQHLLLTTWAGFSLPVPAGENLFSGEAGTFRPWLLFVFLGVIGLFTGYLLRRFVPQTRHGGTDGTDTMIKAFHHQEGHITPSVPAMKVGTSILTIAAGGSAGREGPISLLGAGCGSWLAGKLRLSAKERRILLLAGAAGGLGAIFRAPLGGALTAVEVIYREDFEAEALLPSIISSVVSYSLFTLVFGSEPIFGIPKFEFSDIRELPVYAILGLVCAATGWFYVRTFRFIKFKVFWPLTDRFGFVPAVALGGLGMASIGYQFPELLGGGQGWLELAMLGKLSVTMMAGMIVGKTLATSVVLGSGMSGGMFAPALFVGGMSGGVVGTLAQRLFPSVVVEPGGYVLVGMAAFFSGVANAPIGPLVMVCELTQGYGLLAPLMLATAIALVLGRNVSLYENQVDNKFESPAHVGDATINILEREKVEAHYKPSRVTIVEEGTHFGALTDIIVNSNELCFPVRGADDRITGMLAVQDLRKVLFEDTLCELLVAGDVARKVVVLRPDEDLYTALLKFVESDLAQLPVVDSENPTKVLGMLAREDVFTAYAKTLKTMKEQT